Proteins encoded together in one Undibacterium sp. CCC3.4 window:
- a CDS encoding 4Fe-4S binding protein, translated as MNPQIKICSCNNTLPLNAAAAAKLAAATGASRIDVSERLCRRDVGSFLTVLQGVDEVIVACTQERSLFSELAGASVAPLKFVNLREAAGWSSESAASLPKMAALLAAAALPAPEPVATVNYQSAGNCLIIGSADVALPWARRLAAQLDVNVLLTSGGAAGERLSERVFPVWSGRAVTLTGYLGQFEVRWEQENPIDLEACTRCNACIDVCPENAIDFRYQIDADKCGAHRDCVKACGLVGAIDFSRVAIARDLRCDLVFDLSRTPLLRMSDTPQGYFAPGTDVLAQFDAALKMTQMVGEFEKPKFFSYKEKLCAHSRSAKSGCNACIEVCSTAAISSKGDKISVNPNLCAGCGACSTVCPTGALSYAYMRAPDTGLHLKTMLAAYHKAGGVAPALLFHSQAAGADLLRVTGQNTHVGGRGLPARVIPFALHHTAALGLDVWLTAVCYGATSIALLLTDEEAPEYRAALTQQMQLAQSLLEGFGYAGVHLHLLTPSSAVALEAALHALPTAQVPAVPALFNVAQDKRVSLDFVFDHLQKHAPQTLPSAIALPAGAPFGSVEIQQQACTLCMACVGACPSTALMDNSGTPQLRFIERNCVQCGLCVETCPEQALSLSPRLLLGPEAKQMRVLNEAAPYHCIRCSKPFATAMVIENMLKKLGTHSAFAGHLERLRMCSDCRVVDMMRSSEMNP; from the coding sequence ATGAATCCGCAGATAAAAATTTGCAGTTGTAATAATACCTTGCCGCTCAATGCCGCCGCTGCCGCCAAGTTGGCAGCAGCGACTGGTGCCAGCCGTATCGACGTCAGTGAGCGCTTATGTCGGCGCGATGTCGGTAGTTTTCTTACTGTCTTGCAGGGCGTCGATGAGGTGATTGTCGCATGCACCCAGGAGCGTTCGCTGTTCAGCGAGTTGGCCGGCGCGAGTGTGGCACCGCTGAAGTTTGTCAATTTGCGGGAAGCGGCCGGCTGGTCGTCTGAGTCTGCCGCCAGTTTGCCGAAGATGGCGGCCTTGCTGGCTGCGGCCGCCTTGCCGGCACCAGAGCCGGTGGCGACGGTGAATTATCAATCGGCTGGAAATTGTCTGATCATCGGCAGTGCCGACGTCGCCTTGCCATGGGCGCGGCGCTTGGCGGCGCAGCTTGATGTGAATGTTTTGCTCACCAGTGGCGGTGCCGCTGGCGAGCGTTTGAGTGAGCGCGTCTTTCCCGTGTGGTCGGGCCGTGCGGTAACGCTTACCGGTTATCTTGGTCAGTTTGAGGTGCGTTGGGAACAAGAGAATCCTATCGATTTGGAAGCCTGCACGCGTTGCAATGCCTGTATCGATGTCTGCCCTGAAAATGCGATCGATTTCCGTTATCAAATCGATGCCGATAAATGTGGCGCGCATCGTGATTGTGTCAAGGCTTGCGGCTTGGTTGGGGCGATCGATTTTTCACGAGTTGCGATTGCGCGCGATCTGCGTTGTGATTTGGTATTCGATTTGTCGCGCACGCCGCTGCTGCGCATGAGCGATACGCCGCAGGGTTATTTTGCGCCCGGTACCGATGTGCTGGCGCAGTTTGATGCGGCATTGAAGATGACGCAAATGGTCGGTGAATTTGAAAAGCCGAAATTTTTCAGTTATAAAGAAAAGCTGTGTGCGCACAGCCGCAGCGCCAAGAGCGGCTGCAATGCTTGTATCGAGGTGTGTTCGACCGCGGCGATTTCCAGCAAAGGCGATAAAATTTCGGTGAATCCGAATTTATGTGCCGGTTGTGGTGCCTGCAGTACCGTCTGCCCGACCGGTGCGCTCAGTTATGCTTACATGCGCGCGCCCGATACCGGCTTGCATCTGAAAACGATGTTGGCGGCGTATCACAAGGCCGGCGGTGTCGCACCGGCATTGTTATTCCATAGCCAAGCAGCGGGTGCCGATCTGTTGCGTGTCACCGGACAGAATACGCATGTCGGCGGCCGCGGTTTGCCGGCGCGGGTGATTCCGTTTGCCTTACACCATACGGCAGCGCTTGGCCTCGATGTTTGGTTGACGGCGGTCTGTTACGGTGCCACCAGCATCGCGCTGTTGTTGACCGATGAGGAAGCGCCGGAATACCGCGCCGCGCTGACGCAGCAGATGCAACTGGCGCAAAGTCTGTTGGAGGGCTTCGGCTATGCCGGAGTGCATTTGCATCTGCTGACGCCAAGCTCGGCCGTGGCGCTGGAGGCGGCTTTGCATGCGCTGCCGACGGCGCAGGTGCCGGCCGTGCCGGCGCTGTTTAATGTTGCGCAGGATAAGCGTGTCAGCCTCGATTTTGTCTTCGATCATTTGCAAAAGCATGCGCCGCAGACCTTGCCGAGCGCGATCGCTCTGCCGGCCGGTGCGCCGTTCGGCAGCGTGGAAATACAGCAGCAAGCCTGTACCTTGTGTATGGCATGTGTCGGTGCTTGTCCGAGTACCGCGCTGATGGATAATTCGGGCACGCCGCAGTTACGTTTCATTGAACGCAATTGTGTGCAATGCGGTTTGTGTGTGGAAACTTGCCCGGAGCAGGCTTTGTCTTTGAGTCCGCGTTTGTTGTTGGGGCCGGAGGCCAAGCAGATGCGCGTGCTGAACGAAGCGGCACCGTATCATTGCATACGCTGCAGCAAACCATTCGCAACGGCGATGGTGATCGAAAATATGTTGAAAAAACTAGGTACACACAGCGCCTTCGCAGGACATCTGGAACGGCTGCGCATGTGTTCCGATTGTCGCGTCGTCGATATGATGCGTAGCTCAGAAATGAATCCATGA
- a CDS encoding formate dehydrogenase subunit gamma, with product MKRYVFAVSLLLAIGGALAQAVTPVQPPSSAAAPGLPAVESSDILQQNQAQRSRDQPGNLAPTYRLVTEGVKNYASLPAPEAGVLIQGRTQFPGQARAVTAGEAWRAYRNGPLTLLGGGVILLALVAVAAMYFFIGQIKLHAPRSGRLIERFTPTERTLHWSMALSFVTLACSGMIILFGKHILLPVFGLTLFGWLAFLCKNVHNFVGPIFTVSIILFFVQFVRDNLPRASDLQWLRKFGGLLSGEHVSSHRFNAGEKVVFWGGVVGLGLIVSASGFVLDKLIPGMVYLRADMQIASIVHVVAALLAAAMVIGHIYLGTLGMEGALDAMRSGYVDEVWAKEHHDLWYDDIEQGKIARVRSQPPTVAATSAQTINV from the coding sequence ATGAAGCGCTATGTGTTTGCTGTGAGCTTATTGCTCGCCATTGGCGGGGCTTTGGCACAGGCCGTGACGCCGGTGCAGCCGCCGTCGTCTGCGGCTGCGCCAGGTTTGCCAGCGGTGGAGTCGTCGGATATTTTGCAACAGAACCAGGCGCAACGCAGTCGCGATCAGCCCGGTAATCTGGCACCGACGTATCGCCTCGTTACCGAAGGGGTGAAGAATTACGCCAGTCTGCCGGCACCGGAAGCCGGGGTGTTGATACAGGGGCGTACCCAGTTTCCTGGTCAGGCGCGGGCGGTGACTGCCGGTGAAGCATGGCGGGCTTATCGAAATGGTCCATTGACGCTGCTCGGTGGCGGTGTGATTTTGCTGGCCTTGGTGGCGGTGGCGGCGATGTATTTTTTCATCGGTCAAATTAAATTGCATGCGCCGCGCAGCGGCCGTCTGATTGAACGGTTTACACCGACTGAACGGACGCTGCATTGGAGTATGGCTTTGTCCTTCGTTACCTTGGCTTGCTCGGGCATGATTATTTTATTCGGCAAGCATATTTTATTGCCGGTTTTCGGCTTGACCTTATTCGGTTGGTTAGCCTTTTTGTGTAAGAACGTGCACAACTTCGTCGGCCCCATATTTACTGTTTCCATCATTTTGTTTTTCGTGCAGTTTGTCCGCGATAATTTGCCACGCGCTTCCGATCTGCAGTGGCTACGTAAGTTCGGCGGTCTGCTCAGTGGTGAGCATGTCAGTTCGCATCGTTTTAATGCCGGTGAAAAAGTGGTGTTCTGGGGCGGTGTGGTCGGGCTCGGCCTCATTGTCAGCGCTTCCGGCTTCGTGCTCGATAAACTCATTCCCGGGATGGTGTATTTGCGTGCCGATATGCAGATCGCCAGCATTGTGCATGTGGTGGCAGCCTTGTTGGCGGCCGCCATGGTGATCGGTCATATTTATCTCGGTACCCTGGGCATGGAAGGGGCGCTCGATGCGATGCGTAGCGGTTATGTCGATGAGGTCTGGGCCAAGGAACATCATGATCTTTGGTATGACGATATTGAGCAGGGAAAAATCGCGCGGGTGCGCAGCCAGCCGCCAACTGTCGCGGCCACCTCTGCTCAGACTATCAATGTGTAA
- the fdh3B gene encoding formate dehydrogenase FDH3 subunit beta, giving the protein MARMKFICDAERCIECNSCATACKNEHEVPWGVNRRRVVTVNDGVIGQEKSISVACMHCSDAPCMAVCPVDCFYRTDEGVVLHNKDICIGCGYCSYACPFGAPQFPSNGTFGLRGKMDKCTFCAGGPEEDGSEAEFEKYGRNRLAEGKLPMCAEMCSTKALLAGDGDMVSDIFRSRVVRRGQGSEVWGWGTAYGKAAHAETKPVSDK; this is encoded by the coding sequence ATGGCTAGAATGAAATTTATCTGCGATGCAGAACGCTGTATTGAATGTAATAGCTGCGCTACCGCATGCAAGAATGAACACGAGGTGCCGTGGGGCGTGAATCGTCGGCGCGTGGTGACGGTGAACGATGGTGTGATCGGGCAGGAAAAATCGATCTCGGTCGCCTGCATGCATTGTTCCGATGCGCCGTGCATGGCGGTGTGTCCGGTCGATTGTTTTTATCGTACCGATGAAGGGGTGGTCTTGCATAACAAGGATATCTGCATCGGTTGCGGTTATTGTTCGTATGCTTGCCCATTCGGTGCACCGCAATTTCCTTCCAACGGTACCTTCGGTTTGCGCGGGAAAATGGATAAGTGCACGTTCTGCGCCGGCGGCCCGGAAGAGGATGGCTCGGAAGCGGAATTTGAAAAATATGGCCGCAATCGCTTAGCCGAAGGAAAACTGCCGATGTGCGCGGAAATGTGTTCGACCAAGGCTTTGTTGGCCGGCGACGGCGATATGGTGTCCGATATTTTCCGCTCGCGCGTGGTGCGACGTGGTCAGGGTAGCGAAGTCTGGGGTTGGGGCACGGCCTACGGTAAGGCAGCGCATGCTGAAACCAAACCGGTGAGTGATAAATGA
- a CDS encoding DUF3305 domain-containing protein — protein MEKHSVLPFTLAVLMQRVALNNRWQAYRWKPLEILADAQPGGARVLIAGEAEQRWLFPGFAVHLHADETPGYFLNLSSATPCWFVMWRLEEMDGQEVAVPKSLTLSYDEAARQVDGGEQVDTLPLADEVAAWLAEYTQQHFQYEGKKKRKRPSFEGGEAVQKMAQAETAVVLPITQGQR, from the coding sequence ATGGAAAAACATAGCGTTCTCCCATTCACGCTGGCGGTGCTGATGCAGCGCGTAGCCTTGAATAATCGCTGGCAAGCTTACCGTTGGAAGCCGCTGGAAATTTTAGCCGATGCGCAGCCCGGTGGTGCGCGTGTACTGATTGCCGGTGAGGCCGAGCAGCGTTGGTTGTTTCCTGGCTTTGCCGTGCATTTACATGCCGATGAAACGCCCGGTTACTTTTTGAATCTGAGTTCGGCCACGCCGTGTTGGTTTGTGATGTGGCGCTTGGAAGAGATGGATGGGCAAGAAGTGGCGGTGCCGAAATCGCTGACGCTGTCTTACGATGAGGCGGCGCGTCAGGTCGATGGCGGTGAACAGGTTGATACTTTGCCGCTGGCCGATGAGGTGGCGGCATGGTTGGCCGAGTATACCCAGCAGCATTTTCAGTACGAGGGTAAAAAGAAGCGCAAACGTCCGTCTTTCGAGGGCGGTGAGGCGGTGCAGAAAATGGCCCAGGCCGAGACTGCTGTGGTGTTACCAATCACGCAGGGCCAGCGCTAA
- a CDS encoding formate dehydrogenase accessory sulfurtransferase FdhD: protein MCADSQRPVLSAATVPLTREISVTDERGRCSLISIPAERPLTVYVDKRELVTLMTMGGNPEALVLGYLRNQRLVRCLADIAAVQVDWEVGAAAVQTRGGIEEIEQRTAQRIVTTGCGQGTVFGGLMDEVDQIVLPPTARLAQSALYRIIDSIRSQQSIYKKAGSVHGCALFSNQGELLYFVEDVGRHNAVDAIAGKMWLDGINGADKVFYSTGRLTSEMVIKGAQMGIPILLSRSGSTEMGHQVADAIGMSLFSRCSGRHFLLLTHPHRLEFEPALFAQDEHGSLERTPG, encoded by the coding sequence ATGTGCGCCGATTCCCAGCGGCCTGTGTTGAGTGCCGCCACCGTGCCCTTGACGCGTGAAATCAGTGTGACCGATGAACGCGGGCGCTGCAGCTTGATTTCGATTCCAGCCGAACGCCCGTTGACGGTGTATGTCGATAAACGCGAACTGGTGACGCTGATGACTATGGGCGGTAATCCCGAGGCGCTGGTGCTTGGTTACTTACGCAATCAACGCTTGGTGCGCTGCTTAGCTGATATCGCTGCGGTGCAGGTGGATTGGGAAGTCGGTGCGGCAGCGGTGCAAACGCGCGGCGGCATCGAAGAAATCGAACAGCGTACTGCGCAGCGTATCGTCACTACCGGCTGTGGTCAGGGTACGGTGTTCGGTGGTTTGATGGATGAAGTCGATCAGATCGTCTTGCCGCCGACGGCGCGCTTGGCTCAGTCTGCGCTGTATCGCATCATCGACAGTATTCGCAGCCAGCAATCGATTTATAAAAAAGCCGGTTCGGTCCATGGTTGCGCCTTGTTTTCCAATCAGGGCGAGTTGTTGTATTTCGTTGAAGATGTCGGCCGTCATAACGCGGTCGATGCGATTGCCGGAAAAATGTGGCTCGATGGGATAAACGGTGCCGATAAGGTGTTTTACAGCACCGGTCGCTTGACTTCGGAGATGGTGATCAAGGGTGCGCAGATGGGTATTCCTATTTTGTTATCGCGTTCCGGCAGTACCGAGATGGGCCATCAGGTGGCCGATGCGATAGGCATGAGTTTGTTTTCGCGTTGCAGCGGCCGGCATTTTCTTTTGCTCACGCATCCGCATCGCCTCGAGTTTGAGCCGGCTTTGTTTGCGCAAGACGAGCATGGCAGCCTGGAACGCACCCCTGGGTAG
- a CDS encoding DUF3306 domain-containing protein — MAADEFFRRWAKPASPPIEPVTAAVVLPTEAVASAPPGHVELEQLQHESDFSRFMAADVEPDVRRLAMKKLFTNPHFNMMDGLDIYIGDYSQPDPLPAGMLESLLHAQTLLNPLAHLQAGVMRMVASPVADVGAVADASEGMAIPAPLLDAPEPAASPLDIVDSKLAVNEAAYAAETSVPSEPSSQPTARPALNESADKNLQL, encoded by the coding sequence ATGGCCGCCGACGAATTTTTCCGCCGCTGGGCCAAGCCGGCATCGCCGCCGATTGAGCCTGTTACCGCTGCGGTCGTGCTGCCAACAGAGGCAGTCGCGAGTGCGCCGCCCGGTCATGTCGAGCTGGAACAATTACAACATGAATCGGATTTTTCGCGTTTCATGGCAGCCGATGTGGAGCCTGATGTGCGCCGCTTGGCGATGAAAAAGTTATTTACCAATCCACATTTCAATATGATGGATGGGCTCGATATTTATATTGGCGATTACAGCCAGCCCGATCCGCTGCCGGCCGGTATGCTGGAGTCTTTGCTGCATGCGCAGACTTTGCTTAATCCGCTCGCGCATTTGCAGGCCGGGGTGATGCGCATGGTGGCGTCACCCGTTGCTGATGTCGGCGCTGTCGCCGATGCGAGCGAGGGGATGGCGATACCGGCACCCTTGCTTGATGCGCCAGAACCTGCAGCGTCGCCACTCGATATCGTCGACAGTAAGCTTGCTGTCAACGAAGCAGCGTATGCTGCTGAGACCAGTGTACCATCCGAACCCTCTTCCCAGCCAACCGCGAGGCCTGCCCTGAATGAATCCGCAGATAAAAATTTGCAGTTGTAA
- a CDS encoding formate dehydrogenase subunit alpha, whose amino-acid sequence MLLTRKGDATTRSQSRFSSGLADTLSRALPTMDRRGFLKRSGIGVGAGIALSELGLIKKAKAAIGVPTEHSNVVVRRTVCTHCSVGCAVDAVVENGIWVRQNPVFDSPINLGAHCAKGAALREHGHGEHRLKYPMKLVGGKYVRISWELALSEIATKLLEIKKTSGPDSTFFVGSSKHNNEQAMLLRKFVSFYGTNNTDHQARICHSTTVAGVANTWGYGAMTNSFNDMQNSKAALYIGSNAAEAHPVSMLHLLHAKEGGCKVIVVDPRYTRTAAKSNQYIRIRSGSDIPFLYGMMHHIFNNGWEDKKYIEARVYGMDKIREEAMKWTPEKVEEACGVPEDQVFLAARTMAENRPSTVVWCMGQTQHTIGNAIVRASCLLQLVLGNIGVSGGGTNIFRGHDNVQGATDVGPNPDSLPGYFGLAAGAWKHWCKVWGVDYEWVKKQFASTELMEKSGATVSRWIDAVLEDPEHLDQPNNVKAMVFWGHAPNSQTRGLEMKKAFDKLDMLVVIDPYPSATAAMAAMTVEAQQLNPQRQVYLLPAATQFETSGSVTASNRSIQWREQVIEPLFESRTDHMIMYQLAEKLGFAKELVAKLKLVKGKGGMLEPEPESMLEEINRGCWTIGYTGQSPLRLKAHMRNMHLFDVKTLKCKGGKDPVSGYDMTGDYFGLPWPCWGTPELKHPGSPNLYDTSKHVMDGGGNFRANFGVEREGVSLLAEDGSHSLGSDITTGYPEFDHVLLKKLGWWDDLTEAEKLAAEGKNWKTDLSGGIQRVALKVHGCSPFGNAKARAIVWNFPDPVPLHREPLFGTRPDLVAKYPTHDDKKAFWRMPTLYKSVQQKNVENKLYEKFPIILTSGRLVEYEGGGEETRSNPWLAELQQENFVELNPQAASERGIRDGEFVIVSTPTGARIKVRALVTPRVAADTAFIPFHFSGWWQGKDMQEFYPAGAMPIVRGEAVNTATTYGYDAVTMMQETKTTICNIERFVA is encoded by the coding sequence ATGTTATTAACTCGTAAGGGCGATGCCACCACGCGCTCGCAGTCACGTTTTTCCTCCGGCTTGGCCGATACCTTGTCGCGCGCTTTGCCCACCATGGACCGACGCGGTTTTCTGAAACGTTCGGGGATCGGTGTCGGTGCCGGCATCGCTCTTTCAGAGCTGGGTTTGATCAAGAAGGCCAAGGCCGCCATCGGCGTGCCGACTGAACACAGCAATGTTGTGGTGCGCCGTACTGTGTGCACGCATTGCTCGGTCGGTTGTGCCGTTGATGCGGTGGTGGAGAATGGCATCTGGGTGCGGCAAAATCCGGTGTTCGATTCGCCCATCAATCTTGGTGCCCATTGTGCTAAAGGTGCGGCTTTGCGCGAGCATGGTCATGGCGAGCACCGTCTTAAATATCCGATGAAGCTGGTTGGCGGCAAATATGTGCGCATCAGTTGGGAGTTGGCGCTCAGTGAAATCGCGACCAAATTATTGGAGATTAAAAAGACTTCCGGGCCGGATTCGACTTTCTTCGTCGGCTCGTCTAAACACAATAATGAACAGGCGATGTTGTTGCGGAAGTTTGTTTCATTTTACGGCACGAATAATACCGATCATCAGGCACGGATTTGTCACTCCACTACGGTGGCTGGGGTAGCGAATACCTGGGGCTATGGTGCCATGACCAACAGCTTCAATGATATGCAGAATTCCAAGGCGGCGCTGTATATCGGTTCGAATGCGGCCGAAGCGCATCCGGTTTCGATGCTGCATTTGCTGCATGCGAAAGAGGGCGGTTGCAAGGTCATCGTGGTCGATCCACGTTACACCCGCACGGCGGCCAAATCGAATCAATATATCCGTATCCGTTCCGGTTCTGATATTCCGTTCTTGTACGGGATGATGCATCATATTTTCAATAATGGTTGGGAAGATAAGAAGTACATCGAAGCGCGCGTGTATGGCATGGATAAGATACGCGAAGAGGCGATGAAGTGGACCCCGGAAAAGGTCGAAGAAGCCTGCGGCGTGCCGGAAGATCAAGTGTTTCTGGCCGCGCGTACTATGGCGGAAAACCGGCCTTCGACGGTGGTCTGGTGTATGGGCCAGACCCAGCACACGATCGGCAATGCCATTGTGCGCGCCTCGTGTTTGCTGCAACTGGTGTTGGGGAATATCGGTGTTTCCGGCGGCGGCACAAATATTTTCCGTGGTCATGACAATGTTCAGGGTGCTACTGACGTCGGGCCGAATCCTGATTCGCTGCCTGGGTATTTCGGTTTGGCCGCCGGCGCTTGGAAACATTGGTGCAAGGTTTGGGGCGTCGATTACGAATGGGTGAAGAAGCAATTTGCTTCGACCGAATTGATGGAAAAATCGGGTGCCACGGTGTCGCGCTGGATCGATGCGGTGTTGGAAGATCCGGAGCACCTCGATCAACCGAATAATGTCAAGGCCATGGTGTTCTGGGGGCATGCGCCGAATTCCCAGACGCGTGGTTTGGAAATGAAGAAGGCTTTCGATAAGCTCGATATGTTGGTGGTGATCGATCCGTATCCATCGGCGACGGCGGCGATGGCGGCGATGACCGTTGAGGCGCAACAGCTTAATCCGCAGCGTCAGGTGTATCTGTTACCAGCGGCGACCCAGTTTGAAACCTCGGGTTCGGTGACGGCATCGAACCGCTCTATACAGTGGCGTGAGCAAGTCATCGAGCCTTTGTTTGAATCGCGTACCGATCACATGATTATGTATCAGTTAGCGGAGAAACTGGGTTTTGCCAAAGAACTGGTGGCTAAGCTGAAACTGGTCAAAGGCAAGGGCGGCATGCTCGAACCGGAACCGGAATCGATGCTGGAAGAAATCAACCGCGGCTGCTGGACTATCGGTTACACCGGTCAGTCACCGCTGCGTTTGAAGGCACATATGCGCAATATGCATCTGTTCGACGTGAAAACGCTCAAGTGTAAAGGCGGTAAAGATCCGGTCAGTGGCTACGATATGACCGGTGATTATTTCGGTTTGCCGTGGCCATGCTGGGGCACGCCTGAGCTCAAGCATCCGGGTTCGCCGAATTTGTATGACACCTCTAAGCATGTGATGGATGGCGGCGGGAATTTCCGCGCTAACTTCGGTGTCGAACGCGAAGGCGTGAGTTTGTTGGCTGAAGATGGCTCGCATTCGCTCGGTTCTGACATCACTACCGGCTATCCGGAGTTTGATCATGTGCTGCTCAAGAAATTGGGTTGGTGGGATGATTTGACGGAAGCGGAAAAATTGGCGGCCGAAGGGAAAAATTGGAAGACCGATTTGTCGGGTGGGATACAACGGGTGGCCTTGAAAGTGCATGGCTGCTCACCGTTCGGGAATGCCAAGGCGCGCGCGATTGTATGGAATTTCCCTGATCCTGTGCCTTTGCACCGCGAACCTTTGTTCGGCACGCGGCCGGATTTGGTGGCCAAGTATCCGACCCATGATGATAAAAAAGCGTTCTGGCGCATGCCGACCTTGTACAAATCGGTACAGCAAAAGAATGTGGAAAATAAATTGTATGAGAAATTTCCTATCATTCTGACTTCCGGCCGTTTGGTTGAGTACGAAGGCGGCGGCGAGGAGACACGTTCGAATCCGTGGCTGGCCGAATTACAGCAAGAAAATTTCGTCGAACTCAATCCGCAGGCGGCTTCCGAGCGCGGTATTCGTGACGGTGAATTCGTCATCGTTTCCACCCCTACCGGTGCGCGCATTAAAGTGCGGGCCTTGGTGACGCCGCGGGTGGCGGCTGATACGGCCTTTATTCCATTTCATTTTTCCGGTTGGTGGCAGGGCAAGGACATGCAGGAGTTTTACCCTGCCGGTGCTATGCCTATCGTGCGTGGTGAGGCGGTCAATACCGCCACCACGTATGGCTATGACGCGGTGACGATGATGCAGGAAACCAAGACCACCATTTGTAACATCGAGCGCTTCGTCGCTTGA
- a CDS encoding TorD/DmsD family molecular chaperone encodes MMMNEQRLSFVSPEAGVEAARADMYGLLANLFYAPPDAELLARIVAVQADPAGGVLDSAWLQLAAAAAQSDAVALAAEYEQLFIGTGKPEILLYGSYYLSGFLMEKPLAALRTDLHALGLERDAQMPETEDHLAYLCEVMRYLITSEDATHSALAMQRGFYATHLQLWTARLCSAISEHPRAQFYAAVAALAAAFFDVETLSFDME; translated from the coding sequence ATGATGATGAATGAACAGCGGCTCAGTTTTGTCAGTCCCGAGGCTGGAGTGGAAGCGGCTCGCGCCGATATGTACGGTTTGTTGGCCAACTTGTTTTATGCGCCGCCTGATGCCGAACTACTGGCGCGGATCGTCGCGGTGCAAGCCGATCCGGCCGGTGGTGTGCTCGACAGCGCCTGGTTGCAGTTGGCCGCAGCGGCGGCGCAGAGTGATGCGGTCGCGCTGGCTGCTGAATATGAACAATTGTTCATTGGCACTGGAAAACCGGAAATTTTGTTGTATGGTTCATATTATCTGAGTGGATTTTTGATGGAAAAGCCGCTGGCCGCTTTGCGTACCGATTTGCACGCACTCGGGCTGGAACGTGATGCACAGATGCCGGAAACGGAAGATCACCTGGCTTATCTGTGTGAGGTGATGCGCTATTTGATTACGTCCGAGGATGCGACGCATTCGGCTTTGGCGATGCAGCGAGGTTTTTACGCTACGCATTTGCAGTTGTGGACTGCGCGTTTGTGCAGTGCAATCAGTGAGCATCCGCGCGCGCAGTTTTATGCGGCTGTCGCGGCCTTGGCGGCGGCATTTTTTGATGTCGAAACTTTATCGTTCGATATGGAGTGA